Within the Streptomyces sp. YIM 121038 genome, the region CCGCGCTGCCCGCGAACGCCCCGCCCCAGAAGTCCGCCGACGCCTCCGGCAGCGCCCACCAGCCCGCCGCGACCGTCCCGGCGAAGACGGCCGTGGCCACGCCCGCGGCCCGGTACCGGCGGGTGAGCAGCAGATACACCACGAACAGGCCCGGGGTGAGCTTCAGGCCCGCCGCGACGCCGATGCCCACGCCCTTCCAGGGGAGGCGGTCGGGCGTGGCCAGGTCGGTGACGACGAGCGCGAGCAGGATCAGGTTGACCTGCCCGAAGTCCAGGTTCTGCAGCACCGGCTCGGTCCACAGCGCGAGGCCGCAGACCGCGAGCGCGCACCCCGCGGTGGCCGCCCCCGGGCGCCGCCCCGCCATGCGGGCCGCGGCCCAGGCCGACAGCGCCATCGCCGCGAGGGACAGGCCCGCCATCAGCCGGGCGGCGACGGTCAGGTCCAGCTCGCTCACGGCGCGGAAGGGGAGCAGGGCGACGGGCGGATAGAGGTACGGCAGGGAGTGGACGCCGAATTTCCCGCCGTACAGCTCGTGCTCCGGGGCCCTCGCCGCGTCCAGGTAGACGCTGAGGTCGGCGGGGGTGCGGTGCGACGCGTACGTCGGGTCGTTGATCAGGGTCCACCACGCGGTGAGCGACAGGGCCAGGGCGAGGGCCCCGGCTCCGAGTGCCACCGGGCCTGGCCAGGGGCCTTTCGCCCCGGGGAATTGCATGCGCATGCCGGGCATGCTGCGCCTCCCCGGGGCGGGGGGCGGGGCAGCGCACCGGGGCCGGGCAATTGTCGTACCGCGACATCCCCCCGCGGGGCGCCCCAGGCCCGCCCCTTCCCGAACCGGGGGCTGCCGCCCCCGGGCCCCCGCCCTTATCGGCGCTCCGCGCCTCGTCCTCAAACGCCGGACGGGCTGAAACTCTCCGGTGCGGGCCGGGAAAGGGGCGGGCGGGCGGGGAAAAGCCCGCGGCGCGACGCCCGGTCCGGGGCGGTAGCCCCGGGCCTGATCCGTCGAGCGCGCCCCCGCGAGAGGAAAGCGTTTCGCGGTCAGCCGCGCGCGCCCCATAGGATTGGGTCCACATCCATCACGCTCACCCCAGAGGATCGCTGCATGCCTGGCATCACGCGCGAGGAGGTCGCTCACCTCGCCCGCCTTGCACGTCTGGAGTTGAAGGACGAAGAGCTCGACCACTTCGCCGGACAGCTCGACGACATCATCGGCGCGGTCGCCCGCGTCTCGGAGGTCGCCGACCAAGACGTACCGCCGA harbors:
- the gatC gene encoding Asp-tRNA(Asn)/Glu-tRNA(Gln) amidotransferase subunit GatC; the protein is MPGITREEVAHLARLARLELKDEELDHFAGQLDDIIGAVARVSEVADQDVPPTSHPLPLTNVMRADEVRPSLTPEQALSGAPAQEQQRFKVPQILGED
- a CDS encoding glycosyltransferase 87 family protein, with protein sequence MRMQFPGAKGPWPGPVALGAGALALALSLTAWWTLINDPTYASHRTPADLSVYLDAARAPEHELYGGKFGVHSLPYLYPPVALLPFRAVSELDLTVAARLMAGLSLAAMALSAWAAARMAGRRPGAATAGCALAVCGLALWTEPVLQNLDFGQVNLILLALVVTDLATPDRLPWKGVGIGVAAGLKLTPGLFVVYLLLTRRYRAAGVATAVFAGTVAAGWWALPEASADFWGGAFAGSAGGREYLANQSLNGLFVRFGLGADGVGGPVWGAVCGVLAVAGLGAAARASRRGRELVAVCVVGALTLVCSPLSWTHHWVWIVPGFVLAADAALRRRTAAAWLWTAGLFALFAAWPIRIDGFGTWDPSRPLLPYGLLWYVPHWQRELQWDPFHVVVGNAYVWLGVGFVVWAAVAFRPRPVRTVPGGRTSREAMVDPAGPVRADERAAR